The genomic stretch GGCACCACCAGCACTTCGAGGAGTGGCACGGCCGCTGGCTGGAGGACAACGTGACGGTGGAGGCGGCCGGCCTGGTGCAGGACTGGCTGATGGGCGAGGAGGACGAGGACATGGTGCCCTGCAAGACGCTGTGTGAGACGGCGCACGTGCACGGCCTGCCCGTGACCCGCTACCGAGTGCAGTACAGCCgccgccccgcctccccctgACCCGCTGCGTGGGCGCCGTGACCCGCGGCTTGGCGCGGCCACTCGCTCGGCCCGGGTGTCCCTCGGGGGCACTCTGATGAACGACCTGAGGGGGCCGAGCGTCCCTCAGCCTTGCTGCTACAGGCCACGAGCTCCGGAGAAGGGCGGGGTTGTGCTAGCTCGTGGCCCCGAGCTGCCGTCCCTCTGGCTCCCCTGCTTCCTTTGGGCCCGTTCTGTGCCAAACCCGAACCCTTCCTGCACCCGAACTCTGGGGGCTCAGTCCCTGCTGGAAGGGGGAAGATCGACACGCCGGCCAGGGAGCAAGTGATTGCGCTGAACCACCTGCTGGACCGCCTTCCATCACACGTGCCAAATCCCCAGGCGGGGGGGCACCTCCGGTCCTTTGTCCCTACGGCGTCTGGGAGAGTCAGCGATGAACCGCGCCGGGCgtgtggagtggggggagggagtcgGCGGCGTTCAGGAGACCCCAGCATCGAAGGAGTTGGGCCTGGGCGGACCTGCTTGAAAAGCATGTCCTTCCTGAATGGTTCTGAGAACTTCTGGAAACTTCCTAAGCTGGGCCATGCCTGGATCTGATAGTTTGGGCACGGGCTCGGCCCGGCTGAGGCCTGGGGTCCTTGGTCACTCTGAGACCAGGAAGAGCCCTTTCAGCCAAACCGTTGAGATCCTGCTTTGACGTCAAGATGCGGAGTGGGCAGCGGCACCAGAACTGTCTGGAAGAACCCACTCTGGAAAAAATGAGACTCCAGACCCTGTGTTGTCCTGGTGGCCACACTGTGGGCTCTTGAGGGGAGGGGCTCAGCCTGCAACTCCCGCCGGGCTCACGTGGCCCCACACCTGGGGTGCGGTCCTGTACCTAGGATGGCCcttctagaaatatatatatgcacacacgtaTTTATTCATAAGCTCTCTTAGTGGTTGTAACTTCTGCAGTCAGCCGCGTCCCACCGTTTCTTGGGCAGTAGAGCCCTCCTCGTGGAATTCTGCAGTTGTGCCCTTAACGCTGCCGCCCTACCTGCGGCCACCTCCGGGAGAGGGTGTGGGCGCGAGGGGCTGAGGCAGCCGTCCTGCAGAGGCGTCCAAGGCCTTCTGTGCCGCGAATGCCGAGCGGTTCGGGCTGGGGACCAGCTCTTTAAAATCCTTGCACCGTGAGGAGCCCTCGCCGGGCTCCCGGCACCATCAGAGTGGGATCAACCAACGGGGGCCCGGAACCGTCTCCTTGCGGCCTCGTTTCTGCCCGGCGGCAGCCCTCACCCCCTAAAACTGCGCTGTGCCAAATCTGCCATTCTGGGAAGTGGAGATGTGTTTCTAGAAGTTTCTAGAAGTTACCTGTGGAACTCAAGGTTTGCAAAGCCTCTGACTCGGGGTCTGGGCGAGTCCAAGGCCGGTGTGTCTGCCCAGGGTCTCCCAGCCCATGTTTGCTcgagtgtgccaggcactttgtcCACACCCTTGTTTTTTGTAAGAAGGGAACTTTCGGAATTCCTGAACCAGACCCTCTCGGCAGCCATCCTCCCCGGGAGCCCGCGGCCCCTTCCGTGCCTCCGCGTGGGCCTGGGGTGCGGGTCAGACCCCACCGAGCCCCACCCTGCATGCTTCTAGGGAGCgtctcttctgtttttgaagAATTTCTCTTCTGGGGCTTGTACTTCCTTTGCAGCTGTTTTGAatgtagttttccttttctatttatttgcacattaaagttaaatattaaatattgaccTAAATCTGTGAGACGCCCTCAGTCATTTCTTGTCAGCGAACCCACAGGGGGCGTCTGCACCTGCGCTCCAGTGGTTCCCAAACACCAAGTGCGGAACCCTCCCCGACACCGCCTCCGCAGGAGGgtcctgaccccccccccacccccatgggtgTCTCCCCACCCTGAGTTTTCTGGAACGGTCGTTCCCAGCTCAGTTTTCGTAGTCAGTAGAAAGGAGAGGTGTTGCCTTCAGCGTGGTGCGGGGAAGCCTAATTTAAAGACAGTGGTGTTTGCGCTGAGCTTCCTCCACTCGCCCAGCAAGCCAGCGAAGGGtgtttcccctcccctccctctcagtGCCCACCGCCAGGCCTCACCTCCCAGTTCCGAGCTAAGTCCGCGCTGCCCACCTGACCAGTCCTCTCCCAGGTGGTGTCCCCAGCCTCCCCGAGTGGCCGACGGTACCTTCCAGGGGCCCCCTCTGCCCATGGGTACCCCCCACACACATCAACGCCCCTGGTGCTGCACGACTCCCCCTCCAGAGAGCCAGGGCTCCCGGGGAGTTGGGTGAGTGAGGCTTGTTACTGTCCCAGATTCCTCCTGCCTCGAGCCCGGGATCCAGGGCCCTCTGTGCCCACAGACTGGCCATCCGGTCAGAAGCTCTGGGAGGGGTGTCCTGACGGGGGCCGGGGGGGAGGTCCTGGGGTGCAAGCCGTGGCAGCTTCCGGGCCGGACACCCGGCCCCAGGAGTGGGAGGGGCCTCTGGCTGTGATCAGGCTCCCGAAGGAGAAACAGGAGAGGGTCTTCTGGCCTCGTTGGGAAGGGGGCACGACCCGTGCTGATGTGGAGAGACCTGACCCTGTGGACACCTACCTAGCCTGCAGCCTGGTGGGGCCCTGGGCAGGGAACCAGCCCACCGTGCCTGGACTCCTCACCCACGGAAGGACCCGTTATCCCAAGCCACTGTGTCCACAGCACCTGGTTATGCCACAGTAAGGAACAACCAGCCCTGTGTCCTAACCACCCTGCACCCCCCTCCCTAAATCCTTCACGTCTGGGGAGTGCTCATAggctgccctcccttccccagtgTTGTGGAGGGAGCAGTGGTGGAGGGAAGCAGGCGTGTgatgcttgggggggggggggggcgggggcccaGTGTGGCCTCGTGAACATTTCTTCTCTTATTCTGTCATTAATGAGGTGTTTGTCTCACTGGCTATTTTGCAAGGTCTAAGCAGCACTCTACCCCTGATGTCCTGGCTGAGAAGGAGGCCGATTGTTCTGAAAAGCAAGTTGCTTTTCAGGTGGGCACCCACCTGCCTCCAAAGCACAACATAAATCACAATCTGCACGAAGATGGTACCCCGAGAAGCGTTGTATTGGGAGGACCCGAGGCATCTCTTAACTGGTCAGGAGATGCACTGACCTCCAGCTTCCACTAGAGACCGTGAGCCCGGCCAGGACAggctctgggggctcctgggggtcCAGGCGGGGCTGGAAGCTGAAGAAATCCAGGACCAGCTGCCGACTCAGATCTGACTGCTTTTTCCCCCccgccattttatttttttatttatttttttaatttttttttcaacgtttatttatttttttgggacagagagagacagagcatgaacgggggaggggcagagagagagggagacacagaatcagaaacaggctccaggctctgagacatcagcccagagcccgacgcggggctcgaactcacggaccgcgaaatcgtgacctggctgaagtcggatgcttaaccgactgcgccacccaggcgcccccccacccccgccatttTAAATCAGTGTTTCATCGTATTAAAATACGCACAAAAGTTAGCCATGGTACGTGTCCAGCTGAGGGGCTTTGGGCCACCAGCCCCACCACCCGTCTCCAGGACCCTTCGTCTTCCAAAATggaactctgtccccattaaccACTGGCTCCccgtcctcctcccccagcccctggcactcaccctcctacttcctgtctctatgaatctgaccaCTTGAGGGACCTCCTATCAGTGGGATCACGCAGTATTTATGCTTTCGTGCCTGGCTTATCTCACTCGGCATGAGTGACAGTGTCCTCGAGGTCCACCCCCATGGTAGCGTAGCTTGGGTcagattttccttcccttttcaagCTGCTATTccgcctttttaaaaatgtttttccgctgtcagcgctgagcccgcttcagatcctctgtcccccacccccccccccccccgctttctctgcccctcccccactcgtgcacactCTCAAAAACGAACAttgttcaaaaatgtttttatggaaAGGGACAGGATAGAGAAGATTCCAACAGTACAAAAAAGCACAAGGGGGAAAGTCGGCACCCAAATCCTTCTCCCCAAAGGCAgctgcccccagccccgccccccaaccccacccagaAAGTGCCTCGCCGTGGTAGGTGGTCCCGCACCTtctgtgtcggggggggggggggggggtctgcccCCTTCTGCTGGCACCGGGTTTTTCCCGTGATGGGCCTCCCCGCCTCCGTGCTGCTGGGAATACCCCGTAAGACCACTCACTTCCTGCACATGTGTGCCTGCCTTAATGTCCAGACACAGTCAAACCTCCCCCCTTGGGGGCTCGGCCCTGCCCCAGAGTCGCCCAGCTgccagcccccagcctccccccatACGGGCTCACTGCTCTGCTCCTGCAGGGCCCCTGGGGGTCCTCATCCGGGTTTCCCTGCGCCCTGAGAGTGACACGGGTCATGAGTTGCCAAGAGACGTAGGCATGGGGCTGAATTTGTCACTGGTACCGGTGGGAAAAGCTTGGAAATGGAAGAGACTCCTGGCTGAGACCCTGTCCCAGGGGGAACTCTCCAGGCCTcggtcccccgccccccaccccgggctgagggcagggacctCAGCAACTCACCCTCAGCTGCACTGACTCTGTCCAGGACTGCTCAGTCACTTCCTGGTTGGTCCCTGCGACCTCAAGTGTGTGGCTAGATTAAGGCTCGCCACACCAGAACACGGCCACATCGCACTCCTTCTCCCAGTCCTAGTTTGTTTCGTCTCCCTTGACCCCCACCGCCCCTCAGGGTCCGCCTGCTCTCAGACCGCACCCCCCTGCCGCCACCGTGGCCCGACCCTGACCACACAGGTCAAGAACCCCCAGTGCGGAGCTCCCCAGGGCACGATGGTCGAGGCCTCGCCCTAGAGGGACATCTGGGGGGGGTTGTGTGTAGAAGAGAGGACGACCCTCCCCTCTGAGCCCCTCTGAGTGTCTTCATCTGCACAGTGGGCCCCATCTCAGTGCAGGGACGTGGAGGGGCCAGAGCGGGGTGGGGGTAGCTGGGGGGGCCCTGTCTCCTGGGCTGGCCCGGCCACCACTCTCAGGCTCAGATATGGCCACGACAATCCTCAGGGGCCCCGGGCTGGAGGTGGAGCCAGGACGGGAGCAGAAGGGGCTTCGAGAGCCAGGGATGGGCACCTCCCAGAAGCAGGCACCCCAGGGGAGCACGTGGTCAGCATCGTGGGTCCAGGCTGAGGACCAAGACCCCCTCAGACACCCTCAGCAGACCCCAGACTCACAAGAGTGCCTTCCCCTCTCCGCACCTCACTTGGTGCCCGCCCGCCCAGGGGACAGTGCAGGGGTGTGAGTGAGGCAGCAACAAGCAGGGCAGCCCCCACCGAGGACTTGGGGTGCTTTGAGGAGAGGAGAATCACTCACCTGCTCCGACCTCTGACCTGGGGAAGCAGGGCTCTGGGCCAGCCAGCCACAGACaggaggtgaggggggggggcgggcttcGGGAAGGGCCAAGAGCCCTCAACTGGGGATGCGACCCAGAGGGCCGTCATGGGAATGGTGGCTGCAGATGTGACTAGACGGCGGGAAGCGGCCACTTGGCCCACAGAGGCTTTCTGGGCCCAACGGGTGCTGAGGGGGCGGGGactgcagcctggagcctcctcccCCGTCCCGCCAGCTCAGCACCTGGACCCCATGAGGCACCTGTGCGTCACTGAGTGACCCCAGCCACCGGGACTCCTCGGGCCACACCGGGAGCCTGCCATGGGcttgtgggggcaggggctggttTATCTCACCAGGCCCTGTCCACTCCTCCACTGGCACTcaggaagctgggggtgggggtccagcCGGGCAGGAAGCCCGAGCTCAGCCGGCCGCAGCCCAGAGCAGCCGGTGTCGTCTCGGAGCATGTGCCTACTTCTGCTGCTGTGGCCCCTGGTGCTGGGGTTCAGCCTGGAAGATGGCACTCAGACCCACCTCACTTACGACGAGTTGGGGAGCACGGGGGGAGGTGATGGTGAGTGACCGTGGGCCCCGTCTTGGGACCGGGGGCAGGCCTAGAGTCGATGAGGGGGAAATAggtggtggaggggtggagaggggcctccaccccagccctgggTCCACACGGGGGCCGGGGGCGTCTGTGTCCAGCTCTGACCCACCGAGCTGGGGGCTCCTGAGAGCCAGGGCCTGGACTCTGGCCCCCTCGGGAGCCGCACCACCGGccgggaggtggggagtgggggtggcggTTAGACTCTCAACGCCTCTCATCCCCTTCCCCCCGCAGCCGACACACCGGGGCCCCCGACCGGGCCCCGGGAGGGGACCCCTCTCCCGCCCAAACTGCGCAGCTTCCCCGGCCGGCCCCGGGCCAACAGCAGCGACGAGGTGGAGGTCTCGGACGGCTCTCGGGCGCTGCTGCTGGGCTGGGTGCCCACGAGGCTGGTGCCCGCGCTCTACGGGCTGACTCTGCTGGTCGGGCTCCCCGCCAACGGCCTGGCGCTGTGGGTGCTGGCCACACGGGTGCCGCGGCTGCCCTCCACCGTGCTGCTGATGAACCTGGCAGTCGCCGACCTCCTGCTGGCCTTCACGCTGCCCCTGCGCGTCGCCTACCACCTGCGGGACCAGCACTGGCCCTTCGGCGAGGCCGCCTGCCGCCTGAGCACGGCCGGGCTGTACGGCCACATGTACGGCTCCGTGCTCCTGCTGGCCGCCATCAGCCTGGACCGCTACCTTGGCGTGGTGCACCCGCTCCGGGCCCTCACCCTGcggggctggcacctggccaccgGGCTCTGCGCCGTGGCCTGGCTGGCGGCCTTCGCCGTGGCGCTGCCCCTGGCGCTGCAGCGGCAGACCTTCCGCCTGCCGCACTCGGGCCGCGTGCTGTGCCACGACGTGCTGCCCGTGGGCGCTCAGGCCTCCTACTGGCGGCCCGTCTTCATCTGCCTGGCCGTGCTCGGCTGCTTCCTGCCCGTGCTGGCCATGCTGCTGAGCTACGGGGCCATGCTGTGCACGCTGGCGGCCGGTGGCCGGCGCTACAGGCCCGCGCGGAGGCTGACGGCGCTGGTGCTGGCCTCAGCCGTGGCCTTCTTCGTGCCCAGCAACGCGCTGCTGCTGTTGCACTACTCGGACCCCGGCCCGGACGCCTGGGGGAACCTGTATGCCGCCTACGTGCCCAGCCTGGCGCTCAGCACCCTCAACAGCTGCGTGGACCCCTTCGTCTACTACTACGTGTCTGCCGAGTTCAGGGACAAGGTGCGGGAGGGGCTGCTCTGCTGGGTTCCAGGCGCCTCGACGGCCTCCAGGGAGGGGGGCACCCCGGGCACTGGCACCCGGTCCACCTCGCTCGTGTGATGGCCCCTTGGAAGGTGGGTCAGATGGAGGGGGGGGCGGCACGGGGTCGAACCGGGGCCCCTCCCGGTTCACAGGCACCGGGAACCTCTGAAGGTGAGCTTGTTTGGAAATAGTCATCTGGTGGGCCTGGTGTCCTTGCAAGaaggggacggggtgggggggtgcctgggtggctcgatcggcTGAGCGgccgactcgattttggctcaggtcatgatccccgggtcacgggatggagccctgcgtcaggctgtacACTGTgcagcctgctcaagattctctctttctctctctctccctctgcccttctcccccactcgcacttgctctctctcaaataaatcaaaataaaaaatgaaaataaatagaagagggaaaagaTACACACAGGGAAGAAGGCCATACAACCACGAGGACAGACACTGGGGGGACGTAGCCACAGCCAAGGAGCCCCACGACTGACAGAGGCCACAGAGGCCGGGACAGCAGCCTGAGTCACTCTCCCGTGGAGCCCCCAAAAGAAGCCAACCCTGGCCACGCCCGCATCTCAAACTTCTGGCCTCCGGAACCGTCAGAGAATAAAGTTCTACCGTTTTAAGTCACTGTTTTGTGGTATTTGGCTACAGCAACCCCAGGAAACGAATACAGGGGTTTAATGAATATTCCCAGGCCCAGccagcaccccgccccccaccttgtCCAAGGTGGGGCCGAGGAGGCAAGGCCAATGCTGTCCTGCACCTGCTGCGGGACCCGCCCCCGCCAGGAGGCTGGTGGGCCATCCTCCTTCCTAAAAGCCCCGGGTCGAGCTCCGGCATGGTCTCcagggtttgggggtggggtctCCTGAATAATCACCGTGGAGGCCCCCATTCCACTCCTCAGGATCCACAGGACCCAAGTCTCCTACTGTCGCTGCCAGATGGCGCCCCTTCCCTTTACCCCAAGGTACTCCTTCTTGATGCCAATGTCCCCCACGACTCCAGGATCAGATGCGCAGGTGACTGGAAGGTGGATAGTGTGGGCCTGGGGGGTGAGGGCTGTAGCCCtgtgaccccccccacccccagctgtttGCCCCGGGCCTGAGCCGTTTTGAACAGACTTAGAGGAGGGCACCACATGGGGAAGGACGGCCATTGCCTCCCAGAGAGCACCACGGGGCACTGCGTCTGGGGGTAAGCAAGCTCCCCAAGGCAGAGGGAAGTGGGGGCCAAACCGGGGCTCCCCACCGGGGCCCATATGGTCTCTGGTCTGGGGAAGAATGAGCCAGAGGGCAGGCAGCCCCAGGACACATTCACGTGCACAGGACCTGGGGAAGTGTAAGATTAGTGAAGCACATCCACGTCAATAGCCTGGTTGATGACGTAGGAGTTTTCCAATTATGTTGCCGCTGGGGAAGGGTACCTGGGACCTCTCTACACTGGTAGAATGTCTTAGAAATGCACAGGAATCTACCATTAGGTTGGGGGGCAGGCGTCTGAAACGTTCCTCGCCCATCCTGCTCTGACTAGGGAACTAGGGAGCTGGGGCTCCAGTCCTCAGTGCTGCCCCCCTGAGGCCAAAGCCTGTCACTCTGGAAATGAGCTTTTATTACACCAGCGGCCTCCACCGGGAaaggggcccagggcccaggaacCGTCCCTTGTAGGCTGGGAGTGGGAGGAACGGGCAGGGGAAGTGGCCGGTGCTGCAAGACGGGGACCCACTGGCCAGGCAGCACCCTCAGGGTCTCTGTGCTGTCCCTGGTGGGGGTCAGAGATGAGCAGCGTGGGCTGAAATAAATACCACCgcaagggggtggggagatagTGCgcaggaggaaacagagagaaggCATCCCCTGCGGGTTACAAAGAGGAATCTGATGACAGTTGGGAGGGTCCCCCAGGGAAGGCAAGTCTGGTCGTGGAGCTGGGAGAGGGCAGTCCCCACGATCAGGAGTCCGGGCGTGGGGGGAGTAGGCGGTGGTGAGGCCCCGAGATGAGAAGTCGACCTAGCCCTGGAGGCAGGAAGCTGAAGGTGCCTGGGTCAGAGCCATTGGCTTGCCCTCAGGGGCTGGCAGGCCATCAAGACAGAACATTCAGGGACCCCTGGGGTGAGACAGGGAGTGTGTGTGGGGACTGTAACAGTTATGGGACCATTTGGGGTCTAGGTCCAGGGGCTCAGCGGCCTAGGTGCCCCAAAGGGGGCCACAGCTTTGCGATTTCGGAGAAAGGCGGACTGTTTCACTTCGAAGTTGGTGATGAGGGGATGGGTGTTTTTTGTGTCCCTGATTTGGGCTAAATGTCATCGTGTCTCCTCCGACACAGGCCTTTGGCCACGGGTCCTTCCGAGGAGCGTCTCCTCTGGGGGAGCGTGAGCTGCTCTGgcctgaggaggggagggtgtcCAGCCCCAGGTGCAgctgaggaggtggggggatcGAGGCCGACCCTCCGGTTGAGGGAAGGCTGGGGGGAGGCCCGTCATCCATGGAGGCAGGTCTCTGTGTTCTGTTTATCAGGTTCATTCGGAAGCTGGGGTCACCTGGGGTGGGGTCCGCCAGCCCACCAGAGAGTCACGGGAGCTCTCCCATCAGTGGCCCCCTTCCAGCGACCGGACAGTGATAGCACGCAGCCGGATCAAGTCCTCCTGCTCAGAGCGTCAGGAAGAGAAGCCACTCTGactgaggagagaaaaagagacaccgTGGGCTGCCAGGTCCCCTTGGCGGAACCTGCCTCCACGTCACGGCTCAGCCTGGCCGCTTCTGCCCACTGGGGCAGGTGCATCGTCCCTAGAGAGGGGTTGGGGGGCCCTTGGTCTGGCCCGGCCCCTCAAGACCCTGTCCACCCCCACCGGGTCACGGTGATGGGACAGGTTGTTCACTCCCGCTACACGCAGCAACGTGGGCGGATGGCAAGGGAACTCTGCTGAGTGAGAAAAGCCAACCTCAACAGGATTCCATTTACACAGCATCCCCGAAACGACAGACTACAGACAGGGGCCAGGTGGGCGCCACTATGAAAGGGAAGCTGCTCTGTATCGACTGTGGGGGTGATGACACAAACCTACGTGCTGGGAAATAGCACAGGCTCAATTGCCAAAGCGGTGACTTATGAACACAGGAGGTATGGACGTCAATCTCCTGGTATGACACTGTCTTCAGACTCATCTGCCGGATGTCACCGCAGGCGGGACTGGGTGGAGGGCACCTGAGAGGTCTCTGTGTTATCTCTGACAACCGCGTGGGAAACTAGAATTACCTCAAATTTAGAAGTTTAATAActacctccctcccccacccccctcccccacccgaaacaaagaaaaacaaaagccaaccTCTGGGCGGGCACTGGAGACAGCTAGCAGATacaggagggaggggtgggcaatGCTTGGGAGAGTTTAAAGCCGGGCACAGGACAACTACAACATGAGGGGCGGGTGAGGATCACACATGGACAGAAATGGCTTCAAAGTTGCTACGTTTTTGGTGAAGCAGTCCGGAACTCTCACCAAGTAAACCGAAAAGTTTAAGGATGTATATTGTAATCCCCAAAGCTACGAGTAAAAAGtaatgctaggggcgcctgggaggctcaatcggttaagcgtccgacttcggctcaggtcacgatctcgcggtttgtgagttcgagccccgcgtcgggctctgtgctgatggctcacagcctggagcctgcttgggattctgtgtctccctctctgcccctccccgctcacggctctgtcctctctctgtctctcaaaaataaacattaaacaaacaaatttaagGATGTATTATAATTCCCGAAGCTACGAGTAAAAAGtgatgctggggtgcctggttaagcacctcagtcggttaagcgtctgaacctggatttcggctcaggtcatgatctcacgtttgtgagttcgagctctgcatcgggctctgcactgtgtcacCATGGagcctttctccccctctctctgcccctaccccacgttctctctctctctctctctctccgtctcaaaaataaaaaagattaaaaaaaaaaaaaagaggggcgcctgggtggcgcagtcggttaagcgtccgacttcagccaggtcacgatctcgcggtccgtgagttcgagccccgcgtcaggctctgggctgatggctcggagcctggagcctgtttccgattctgtgtctccctctctctctctctgcccctcccccgttcatgctctgtctctctctgtcccaaaaataaataaaaaaacgttgaaaaaaaaattaaaaaaaaaaaaaaaaaagaacgctaAAATAGGAAGAGCGGAATCCAAATGGAAGCCTCCAAAGATATTCAGTAAACCCAAAGGGAGGCACGtggagaacaaaacagaacacgTATGGAAACAGCAGCCATAAAAGCCCAGCAGCCCTATCAACGATTGTATTAAATGCACTCGGACTAAGCCCCAGGGCCTGGTGTGGGATGAcgctccccaccctcaccccgaGCCTCCCAGACTTTGGTGGGTGCCCAAGGACAAGCATTCCCACTGGGTTTGCTGAGTGGGAGTGGAAACCAGCCTGTGCCACTGATATATAGTAGAGAGACCCGGGGCTCAGGCAGACACAGCCTCAGGCCTGACGGTGCTCAGCAACCCCTGGGAGCTGGCACATAGCTGAGCTGATAAAATCAACCTGTGGCTTACACCTCTGGAGCCTGCTGTTAACTTAGAACCAAAAGAttcgcctcctccaggaagtctgccCAGCGCCCCTTCCCAGCCTCAcccacttcctcctcccttccctggagTGATGAAGATTCTCTGACCAAACTCTTTTTCAGCTGGGCCTCAACTTCTGGGCTTCTGTGTTCATCTCAGCACTGTCCAATTGTGGCAAGAACCCTGCTACATTAGCTTAAGCTGgaatcctcccccaccccccatatctGATCACTCTCGATATCTAATGGGCCTCTTCCTCCCCATCACCCCTGGGGCGCGGTCTGATACCCTGGCCTGCTTTTAGCGGAAATACTGTTAGGTGGGTCCCACCAGAATCCCCCCTTCATCCCGGTGTTTCCTGTTCGTAATTCTCCGTCCACTGCCCCCCATCCTGGTCCTTGGCTACAAATCCCCACTTTTTCTTGTAGAGCTGGGTCCGGTCTTCCTCTCCACTGCAAGACCCCACTGCATGGTCCCGCTACCTATCTCGTATTCAAGTTCTCTcacttgaataaagtcttccttctTATCTTTAACAAGCATCgtgaataatttctttctttaacagAGAGTCCCAGTGGGCCTCATGGACAGGCCTGTCCTGGGGTCTAGTCCTTGGGAGGACTCAGCCTCACCAGGCTCATACAGGCTGTTCCCTGATGTGTGTTGGGTAGACTGTGGGGAGAGGGGTCAGGAGAGAACAGATCCCCCATTTCGTTCCTGGAAACCTGCAGGCGGA from Prionailurus viverrinus isolate Anna chromosome A2, UM_Priviv_1.0, whole genome shotgun sequence encodes the following:
- the F2RL3 gene encoding proteinase-activated receptor 4 isoform X1 — protein: MCLLLLLWPLVLGFSLEDGTQTHLTYDELGSTGGGDADTPGPPTGPREGTPLPPKLRSFPGRPRANSSDEVEVSDGSRALLLGWVPTRLVPALYGLTLLVGLPANGLALWVLATRVPRLPSTVLLMNLAVADLLLAFTLPLRVAYHLRDQHWPFGEAACRLSTAGLYGHMYGSVLLLAAISLDRYLGVVHPLRALTLRGWHLATGLCAVAWLAAFAVALPLALQRQTFRLPHSGRVLCHDVLPVGAQASYWRPVFICLAVLGCFLPVLAMLLSYGAMLCTLAAGGRRYRPARRLTALVLASAVAFFVPSNALLLLHYSDPGPDAWGNLYAAYVPSLALSTLNSCVDPFVYYYVSAEFRDKKREKIHTGKKAIQPRGQTLGGRSHSQGAPRLTEATEAGTAA
- the F2RL3 gene encoding proteinase-activated receptor 4 isoform X2; translation: MCLLLLLWPLVLGFSLEDGTQTHLTYDELGSTGGGDADTPGPPTGPREGTPLPPKLRSFPGRPRANSSDEVEVSDGSRALLLGWVPTRLVPALYGLTLLVGLPANGLALWVLATRVPRLPSTVLLMNLAVADLLLAFTLPLRVAYHLRDQHWPFGEAACRLSTAGLYGHMYGSVLLLAAISLDRYLGVVHPLRALTLRGWHLATGLCAVAWLAAFAVALPLALQRQTFRLPHSGRVLCHDVLPVGAQASYWRPVFICLAVLGCFLPVLAMLLSYGAMLCTLAAGGRRYRPARRLTALVLASAVAFFVPSNALLLLHYSDPGPDAWGNLYAAYVPSLALSTLNSCVDPFVYYYVSAEFRDKVREGLLCWVPGASTASREGGTPGTGTRSTSLV